From Mucilaginibacter rubeus, a single genomic window includes:
- a CDS encoding rhomboid family protein, protein MSTLWQNIQYKMLRSGNRLNLLIGINVIVYLAINIPAVLEQLFRGFGNSSIYLFADKYLKLSAYLPNILIHFWTPVTYMFMHASIFHILFNMLWLYWMGQIFEEYLGNKRTIGLYLMGGLAGALFYVAALNLLPAFTSLNAAQVSSIVGASAGVMAIVVATATLLPNYTISLMFIGPVKLKWLVVFYLVFDFLSIIGPNAGGEIAHLGGALIGFVYIKQLQKGHDWIGGITKLFKSKPKLKVVSNNMGKNASDYPRQEEIDRILDKISQSGYNSLSKQEREILSRASKQD, encoded by the coding sequence ATGAGCACTCTTTGGCAAAATATCCAGTATAAAATGCTTCGCTCCGGCAATAGGCTTAACCTGCTTATTGGCATTAATGTTATAGTTTACCTGGCTATCAATATTCCCGCGGTATTAGAGCAGTTATTCAGAGGTTTTGGCAATAGCTCCATATATTTATTCGCTGATAAATACCTAAAGCTTTCGGCATATTTGCCCAATATACTTATCCATTTCTGGACGCCCGTTACCTACATGTTTATGCATGCAAGCATTTTCCACATCCTGTTTAATATGCTATGGCTGTACTGGATGGGGCAAATTTTTGAAGAGTATCTGGGCAACAAACGCACCATAGGTTTATATTTAATGGGCGGCCTGGCCGGCGCGCTGTTCTATGTAGCGGCTTTAAACCTGCTTCCTGCTTTTACAAGTTTAAATGCGGCGCAGGTTAGTTCAATTGTCGGTGCATCGGCAGGTGTTATGGCGATAGTGGTGGCTACGGCAACCTTACTGCCCAATTACACCATTTCCCTGATGTTTATTGGGCCTGTAAAGCTAAAATGGCTGGTGGTGTTTTATCTTGTATTTGATTTCCTGAGCATTATAGGGCCAAACGCAGGCGGCGAAATCGCGCACCTTGGCGGTGCTTTAATTGGATTTGTGTATATTAAACAACTGCAAAAAGGGCATGATTGGATAGGCGGAATAACTAAATTATTTAAGTCTAAACCCAAGCTAAAGGTAGTTTCCAATAATATGGGTAAAAACGCGTCTGATTATCCCCGTCAGGAAGAGATCGACCGTATTTTAGATAAAATATCGCAATCGGGTTACAATAGCTTAAGTAAACAGGAACGGGAAATTTTATCGCGTGCAAGCAAACAGGACTAA
- a CDS encoding endonuclease/exonuclease/phosphatase family protein, which translates to MMLYWLLRKRWQFLFSLISILLGWGVLNNNIGLRFKSSFSLPPGLNAVHVMTYNVHNFKHFGFSNDISTKQEILSIINTEQPDVIGFQEFYTRNKGQYETRDSICKILGSNNFYFEPFNFNSLEAIGMAIFSKYPIVSKGMIRLVADKTSGNQCLYADIKKGGKIFRYYNIHLQSINFDPVDYKYLDSLSKKGKTDIKSTRRLGSKLKIAFMHRAEQVIKVKEHAAQCPYPYIIAGDFNDTPSSFAVNQMAKGLNNSFREKGSGLGRTYNGDFPNYQIDYIMSSPQFSVFNYKVIEKKLSDHYPVRSDLILN; encoded by the coding sequence ATGATGCTTTACTGGCTGCTACGTAAACGCTGGCAGTTCCTGTTTTCGCTGATTAGTATTTTACTTGGCTGGGGAGTACTCAACAACAATATTGGCTTAAGATTTAAATCGAGCTTTTCATTACCTCCAGGGCTTAATGCGGTGCACGTGATGACCTATAATGTGCATAATTTTAAGCATTTTGGTTTCAGCAACGATATATCAACCAAACAGGAGATCCTGAGCATCATTAATACCGAGCAGCCGGACGTGATAGGTTTCCAGGAGTTTTATACCCGCAATAAAGGCCAGTATGAAACGCGCGACTCTATTTGCAAGATTCTGGGCAGCAATAATTTTTATTTTGAGCCTTTTAACTTCAACAGTCTCGAGGCAATTGGCATGGCCATCTTTTCCAAATACCCTATTGTTTCAAAAGGAATGATCCGCCTTGTGGCCGATAAAACATCGGGCAACCAATGTTTATATGCCGATATTAAAAAGGGGGGTAAAATTTTCAGGTATTACAATATCCACCTGCAATCCATCAACTTTGATCCGGTAGATTATAAATATCTCGACAGCTTATCCAAAAAAGGTAAAACCGATATCAAATCAACCCGGCGGCTGGGCAGTAAACTTAAAATAGCCTTTATGCATCGTGCCGAACAGGTGATCAAAGTAAAAGAACATGCAGCCCAATGTCCGTACCCTTATATTATAGCCGGCGATTTCAATGATACCCCCTCATCCTTCGCGGTTAATCAAATGGCTAAAGGCCTAAATAACTCGTTTCGCGAAAAAGGCTCGGGTTTAGGCCGTACCTATAATGGCGACTTTCCCAATTACCAGATAGACTATATTATGAGCAGCCCTCAATTCTCGGTTTTTAATTATAAGGTTATCGAAAAAAAGCTTTCGGATCATTACCCTGTACGCAGCGACCTGATATTAAACTGA
- the bshA gene encoding N-acetyl-alpha-D-glucosaminyl L-malate synthase BshA, with product MKIGIVCYPTFGGSGVVATELGKALADRGHQVHFVTYNQPARLDLFSENLFYHEVSVSNYPLFDFPPYELALASRLVDVVRHEQLDVLHVHYAIPHASAAFMAKQILMTYGIYIPVVTTLHGTDITLVGKDRTFKPVVTFSINQSDGVTAVSQNLKDDTYKFFDIKKDILVIPNFIDLTRFSLKPKDHFKKAIAPSGEKILVHTSNFRKVKRTEDVVKIFAKVIKKIPSKLLMVGDGPERSMCEQLCRDLGVTDNVRFLGKQDAVEEILSVSDLFLMPSQSESFGLAALEAMACKVPVISSNAGGLPELNVDGVTGFLKEPGDIDGMAEKAIFILEDEERLAKFKENALAHAKEFELSTILPKYENFYLEVIEQNKTKAV from the coding sequence ATGAAAATCGGAATTGTTTGTTACCCAACCTTTGGCGGAAGCGGGGTTGTTGCCACTGAACTTGGTAAAGCCCTTGCAGACCGTGGTCACCAGGTACATTTTGTGACCTATAACCAGCCGGCCCGGTTGGATCTCTTTTCCGAAAACCTGTTCTATCACGAAGTTTCGGTTTCTAACTATCCGCTGTTTGATTTTCCGCCCTATGAGCTGGCCCTGGCAAGCAGGCTGGTTGATGTGGTGCGTCATGAGCAGTTGGATGTACTACATGTGCATTATGCTATCCCCCATGCTTCGGCCGCTTTTATGGCTAAGCAGATCCTGATGACCTATGGCATTTATATCCCGGTAGTAACTACGTTGCACGGTACCGATATTACCCTGGTTGGTAAGGACCGTACCTTTAAGCCGGTTGTTACTTTTTCTATCAACCAAAGCGATGGGGTAACCGCGGTATCGCAAAATCTTAAGGACGATACCTATAAGTTTTTTGATATTAAGAAGGATATCCTCGTGATTCCTAACTTTATTGATCTTACCAGGTTCAGCCTTAAACCCAAAGATCATTTTAAGAAGGCTATTGCTCCGTCGGGCGAAAAAATCCTGGTACATACCTCCAACTTCCGTAAAGTAAAACGTACCGAGGATGTAGTGAAGATCTTTGCCAAAGTGATTAAAAAGATCCCATCTAAGTTGTTGATGGTGGGCGATGGTCCCGAACGCTCTATGTGCGAACAGCTTTGCCGCGATTTGGGGGTTACCGATAACGTACGCTTTTTGGGTAAACAGGATGCTGTTGAAGAAATCCTTTCTGTATCGGATCTGTTCCTGATGCCATCACAATCAGAAAGTTTTGGTTTGGCAGCGCTGGAAGCGATGGCTTGTAAGGTGCCGGTAATCAGCAGTAACGCGGGCGGTTTGCCCGAATTAAATGTTGACGGTGTAACAGGATTTTTAAAAGAACCAGGCGATATTGACGGTATGGCCGAAAAAGCAATATTTATTTTGGAAGATGAGGAACGTTTAGCTAAATTTAAAGAAAATGCGCTGGCGCACGCCAAAGAGTTCGAATTGTCTACCATTTTGCCCAAGTACGAGAACTTTTATTTAGAAGTAATTGAGCAAAATAAAACAAAGGCTGTTTAA
- a CDS encoding VOC family protein has product MANVINLAINGIQHIGIPVTNIEVSQQFYSRLGFNNVMQAPFTDNGGSGTCIMMQRGNMIMELYQLPEVSLAEIRARSNGHVDHVAFDVDDIDLTYKTVKEAGLNILEPEPVFLQFWKNGCKYFNITGPDGERLEFNQIL; this is encoded by the coding sequence ATGGCAAACGTTATAAATTTAGCAATTAACGGCATACAACATATAGGTATACCGGTAACCAACATTGAAGTATCACAGCAATTTTACAGCAGACTCGGCTTCAACAACGTAATGCAGGCCCCGTTTACGGATAATGGCGGCAGTGGCACCTGCATCATGATGCAGCGCGGCAACATGATCATGGAATTGTATCAGCTTCCCGAAGTTTCATTAGCTGAGATTCGCGCGCGATCAAACGGCCATGTAGACCATGTAGCCTTTGATGTAGATGATATCGACCTTACCTATAAAACCGTTAAAGAAGCAGGCCTAAATATCCTTGAACCCGAACCCGTATTTCTACAATTCTGGAAAAACGGCTGTAAATATTTTAACATCACCGGGCCGGATGGTGAAAGGTTGGAGTTTAACCAGATTTTGTGA
- a CDS encoding amidohydrolase → MKRLLPALLLLAAACKQKEYNADMLVKNAVVYTVDSNFTTASAFVVSGGKILAVGNADSLEQQYNAREVLDVQGAAVYPGFIDAHAHFYEYGMGLQEVNLVGTHSWPEIIDSVKTYSERNTDGWIIGNGWDQNDWTNKHFPDKAKLDSLFPVRPVILSRVDGHAAIANQAALNIAGVKPGQTINGGEIETNNGKLTGILVDNAVGIVTRKIPEPTSAMVDTALLSAQSNCFAVGLTTVDDCGLPYTMVNTINELQHKGDLKMRMYVMLADRQENYDYLFKHGIIKTPHLNVRAFKVYADGALGSRGACLLKPYADSAKWNGFLLSNPKHFEEIAPKIAAHGFQMCTHAIGDSAVRVMLKIYAANLKGKNDLRWRIEHSQIVSPQDIDKFGEYSVIPSVQPTHATSDMYWAGKRLGNERLKTAYAYKQLLKQNGWIPLGTDFPVENINPLYTFYAAVERKDLKGFPEGGFQSENALSRIEALKGMTIWAAKANFEEKEKGSIEPGKYADFVILNKDIMKVKGSEIPTTKVTKTYINGVKVYDKK, encoded by the coding sequence ATGAAGAGACTATTGCCCGCGCTGCTATTACTGGCAGCAGCCTGCAAACAGAAGGAATACAATGCCGATATGCTGGTGAAAAACGCGGTTGTTTATACCGTTGACAGTAATTTTACAACAGCAAGCGCATTTGTAGTAAGTGGAGGAAAAATACTTGCAGTAGGCAATGCCGATTCTCTTGAACAACAATACAATGCCCGCGAAGTGCTTGACGTGCAAGGCGCCGCGGTTTACCCCGGCTTCATTGACGCACATGCGCATTTTTATGAATATGGGATGGGCCTGCAGGAGGTAAACCTGGTGGGTACACATAGCTGGCCGGAAATTATCGACTCGGTAAAAACATATTCCGAGCGCAATACCGATGGCTGGATCATTGGTAATGGCTGGGATCAAAACGATTGGACAAACAAGCATTTTCCTGATAAAGCCAAGCTGGACTCATTGTTCCCGGTGCGCCCCGTGATACTTAGTCGTGTTGACGGTCATGCTGCTATAGCTAACCAGGCGGCGCTGAATATTGCCGGTGTTAAACCCGGACAAACCATTAACGGTGGAGAGATAGAAACCAATAACGGGAAGCTTACCGGCATACTGGTTGATAACGCGGTAGGCATTGTTACCCGCAAAATTCCGGAACCTACATCTGCTATGGTTGATACCGCCCTGCTTTCGGCACAAAGCAATTGTTTTGCTGTTGGCTTAACTACGGTTGATGATTGCGGGTTACCCTATACCATGGTAAATACCATTAACGAACTACAGCATAAAGGCGATTTGAAAATGCGCATGTATGTGATGCTGGCCGACAGGCAGGAAAATTACGATTATCTTTTTAAGCATGGTATTATCAAAACCCCTCATTTAAATGTAAGGGCTTTTAAAGTTTATGCTGATGGCGCCCTGGGTTCAAGAGGGGCTTGCCTGCTGAAACCCTATGCCGACTCGGCCAAATGGAACGGCTTTTTGCTGAGCAATCCTAAACATTTTGAAGAAATAGCGCCCAAAATAGCAGCCCATGGTTTCCAGATGTGTACACATGCCATCGGCGACTCGGCCGTGCGTGTGATGCTTAAAATTTATGCTGCTAACCTAAAAGGTAAAAATGATTTGAGGTGGAGGATTGAACACTCGCAAATTGTATCCCCGCAGGATATTGATAAGTTTGGTGAATACAGCGTAATACCATCGGTACAGCCTACGCACGCTACATCTGATATGTATTGGGCCGGAAAAAGATTAGGAAATGAAAGGCTTAAAACCGCTTATGCTTATAAACAATTGCTGAAGCAAAACGGCTGGATTCCGTTGGGTACCGATTTCCCGGTTGAGAATATTAACCCGCTTTATACGTTTTATGCAGCGGTTGAACGTAAAGATTTGAAAGGCTTTCCTGAAGGTGGTTTCCAGTCCGAAAATGCATTGAGCCGGATTGAAGCCCTAAAAGGTATGACCATCTGGGCTGCCAAAGCCAATTTTGAAGAAAAGGAGAAAGGCAGCATTGAGCCCGGCAAGTATGCCGACTTTGTGATTTTGAATAAAGACATCATGAAAGTAAAAGGCAGCGAGATCCCGACAACCAAAGTGACAAAAACCTATATAAACGGAGTTAAAGTATATGATAAAAAATAA
- a CDS encoding VOC family protein: MATINIPENYQAVMPYLIVKNAAQFIAFTQKVFGATEQFKTMRDEHTIMHAEVNINGSTIMFADATETYHQQNAGMFVYVESCDETYQKALDNGAESIIPPADQSYGRSAGVKDSFGNTWWITNPL; encoded by the coding sequence ATGGCAACAATAAACATTCCCGAAAATTACCAGGCAGTAATGCCTTACCTCATCGTTAAAAACGCCGCCCAATTTATAGCCTTTACCCAAAAAGTTTTCGGCGCGACGGAGCAGTTTAAAACCATGCGCGATGAGCATACCATTATGCACGCCGAGGTGAACATTAATGGCAGCACCATTATGTTTGCCGATGCTACCGAAACCTATCATCAGCAAAACGCCGGTATGTTTGTATACGTTGAAAGCTGCGACGAAACCTACCAGAAAGCACTCGACAATGGTGCGGAAAGTATTATACCCCCGGCCGATCAGTCATACGGTAGAAGCGCTGGTGTAAAAGATTCGTTTGGGAATACCTGGTGGATTACTAATCCGTTGTAA
- the mutL gene encoding DNA mismatch repair endonuclease MutL: protein MSDIIQLLPDAVANQIAAGEVVQRPASAVKELVENAIDAGADKIQLIIKDAGKSLIQVIDNGCGMSLTDARMCFERHATSKIRKADDLFAIRTMGFRGEAMASIAAIAQVELKTRRHEDELGSCITIEGSEVISQEPCAANTGTSISVKNLFYNTPARRNFLKSNPVEMRHIIDEFQRVALAHPQIFFTLHHDSQEVYHLPGSTLKQRIVHLFGNNYNQRLVPVEEDTTIIKLRGFVGKPEFARKTRGEQFFFVNNRFIRDSYLNHAVTTAFEELLPDDCFPFYVLFIDIDPSKIDINVHPTKTEIKYQDEKAIYAIIRSAVKRSLGRYNITPSLDFDQENSIEHLITPKPLEEIIAPTISFNPNFNPFANKEEKPKQEHPFLRDSGGYKKDPIPQNWDTLYEISKKETLFQHEIHEEKTIAVDEQDVSKPSERQLFQIHNRFILSQIKSGFMLINQQAAHERILYERFLLQLQNHSGVSQQSLFPQSVTLNGADFELLKELLPDIRALGFDIREFGKNTVVVEGIPAELNNVGELELLEHLLEGFKNNLAILKLDKRDNLARSLARNGAIKTGTRLSLEEMNQLIDQLFACESPNQALNGKPVISTFTMNELIERFEK from the coding sequence ATGTCAGATATTATACAGCTTTTACCGGATGCCGTTGCCAACCAGATTGCCGCGGGCGAAGTAGTTCAGCGACCGGCCTCTGCAGTAAAAGAATTGGTTGAAAACGCTATTGATGCAGGTGCAGACAAGATCCAGCTTATTATTAAGGATGCCGGTAAATCGCTGATACAGGTTATTGATAATGGCTGCGGCATGAGCCTTACTGATGCCCGCATGTGCTTTGAGCGCCATGCAACCTCAAAAATACGCAAGGCCGATGACCTGTTTGCCATCCGTACCATGGGTTTCAGGGGCGAGGCTATGGCATCAATCGCGGCTATTGCCCAGGTTGAGCTTAAAACCCGCCGCCATGAAGACGAACTGGGCAGTTGTATAACTATCGAAGGTTCGGAGGTAATCAGTCAGGAGCCTTGTGCAGCTAACACCGGCACATCAATCTCCGTCAAAAACCTGTTTTATAATACGCCTGCACGCCGTAACTTTTTAAAAAGCAACCCGGTGGAGATGCGCCATATTATAGACGAGTTTCAGCGTGTAGCCCTGGCGCATCCGCAAATCTTTTTCACCTTGCACCATGATAGCCAGGAGGTTTATCACCTGCCCGGCAGTACCCTCAAACAGCGCATTGTACACCTGTTTGGTAATAACTATAACCAGCGCCTTGTACCGGTTGAAGAGGATACAACCATCATCAAACTTCGCGGCTTTGTAGGCAAACCCGAATTTGCCCGTAAAACCCGGGGCGAACAATTCTTTTTTGTAAATAACCGCTTCATTCGCGACTCCTATCTTAATCACGCCGTAACAACGGCCTTTGAGGAATTACTACCGGATGATTGCTTCCCCTTTTATGTGCTGTTCATCGATATTGATCCGTCCAAGATCGACATCAACGTGCACCCCACTAAAACTGAAATCAAATACCAGGACGAGAAAGCTATTTACGCCATTATCCGTTCGGCAGTAAAACGGTCGTTAGGAAGATATAACATTACCCCGAGTTTAGATTTTGACCAGGAAAACAGCATCGAGCACCTGATCACTCCAAAACCATTGGAGGAGATCATCGCGCCTACTATTTCCTTCAACCCAAACTTTAACCCTTTTGCCAATAAAGAGGAGAAACCCAAACAGGAACATCCTTTTTTAAGGGACAGCGGCGGTTATAAAAAAGATCCTATTCCGCAAAATTGGGATACGCTTTATGAAATCAGTAAAAAGGAAACACTTTTTCAGCATGAGATACACGAGGAAAAAACCATAGCGGTTGATGAGCAGGATGTAAGCAAGCCCAGTGAGCGGCAGCTGTTCCAGATCCATAACCGGTTTATCCTATCGCAAATTAAATCGGGCTTTATGCTCATTAACCAGCAGGCCGCGCATGAGCGTATTTTGTACGAGCGTTTCTTGTTGCAATTACAAAACCATTCGGGTGTAAGCCAGCAAAGTTTATTTCCGCAGTCGGTAACACTAAACGGTGCCGATTTTGAGTTATTGAAAGAACTTTTGCCTGATATCAGGGCTTTGGGCTTTGACATCCGCGAGTTTGGAAAAAATACAGTAGTTGTTGAAGGAATCCCAGCAGAGCTAAATAACGTAGGTGAACTTGAACTTTTAGAACATTTGCTGGAAGGTTTTAAAAACAATTTGGCTATCCTTAAATTAGATAAACGTGATAACCTTGCCCGTTCACTGGCCCGTAATGGCGCTATTAAAACAGGCACCAGGCTATCACTGGAGGAAATGAACCAACTTATCGACCAGCTTTTTGCTTGTGAATCGCCCAACCAGGCGTTGAATGGTAAGCCCGTAATCAGTACCTTTACTATGAACGAATTAATTGAACGATTTGAAAAATAG
- a CDS encoding helix-turn-helix domain-containing protein produces MRYFTIQPPAELELYVRFYWVLEHELGADEPSYIYRSVADGCTEMVFHYRSMFDELGNKNGENAGPSGIQFQTTQYRRFITTESFGIFGAYIYPFAVPCFFNIPSSQTSNLAFDFDTFLNKPGRELEERIMLAADNYKRAEILSEFLIARLRRNVLKDNRMATAIRDVIHNKQYRTVTQLADAYNLSARQFDRKFKEYAGFNPKTYMRLVRLQDALRQYNTDKSLTQIAMECGYYDQSHFIHDVKEFTGYHPGFYFSGKAEGTEYRNI; encoded by the coding sequence ATGCGCTATTTCACCATTCAGCCTCCGGCCGAGCTTGAACTTTATGTAAGGTTTTACTGGGTGCTTGAACATGAGCTTGGGGCTGATGAGCCGTCATATATTTACCGCTCCGTAGCTGATGGCTGCACCGAAATGGTGTTTCATTATCGCTCGATGTTTGATGAGTTGGGGAATAAAAACGGCGAAAATGCAGGTCCGTCGGGTATTCAGTTTCAAACCACACAATACCGGCGTTTTATTACAACGGAAAGCTTTGGCATTTTCGGCGCATATATTTATCCTTTCGCTGTGCCTTGTTTCTTTAATATTCCAAGCAGCCAAACCAGTAACCTTGCTTTTGATTTTGATACTTTTTTAAACAAGCCCGGCCGGGAATTGGAAGAACGAATTATGCTGGCGGCCGATAACTATAAGCGCGCGGAAATTCTATCCGAATTTTTAATAGCCCGATTACGTCGAAATGTATTAAAAGATAATCGAATGGCTACTGCGATCAGGGATGTGATCCATAATAAACAGTATAGAACGGTTACCCAATTGGCCGATGCTTATAATTTATCTGCAAGGCAATTTGATCGTAAGTTTAAGGAATACGCGGGTTTTAACCCAAAAACTTATATGCGGCTGGTTCGGCTGCAGGACGCGTTGCGACAATACAATACCGATAAATCACTAACACAGATAGCTATGGAATGTGGATATTATGATCAGTCGCACTTTATTCATGATGTAAAAGAGTTTACGGGCTACCATCCGGGCTTTTACTTTTCGGGGAAAGCCGAGGGAACAGAATACCGGAATATATAA
- a CDS encoding serine hydrolase domain-containing protein → MIKNKWGRVPLVLLGFALFNNACAQNPPLTGQAFIAEERLVGNSTVLLNNASYLIPLQKLEDLKIASVHFSNQYTAVFDSLLNKYNKVDLFDGNAYSGNKTLANLTSDLKFYNTIIVQVNDADLSNPDLIDFISSNQKNKNVIVAAFGNGAVLGKLDAVTAPVIWTERVSQVSAMYSAEAIFGGIGISQKLTKNYSSVYKTGMGFITDKTRLQYTVPEEAGINAANLQGIDNIAQEAIREHATPGCVVLVAKDGKVIFNKAYGYHTYDNVIPDKLTDIFDLASMTKVSATTMEVMQLTDQGKLSLEKTLGDYIPLARKSNKNDIQIREVLMHQAGLIPDIKSFEKVKPTDHSTDSSAAYPTKVSDHYYLRKDYYKDIMFPEMLSSPLKTRGQYVYSDVSMLFMQEVVENITAVPINVYVQQHFYNPLGMQTAGFLPLYRFSPDRIVPTENDKEYRMSLLDGYVHDPTAALLGGVAGHAGLFGSANDVAILYQMVLNRGSYGGTQYFKPEVVDLFTSKQSPVSRRGLGFDRWDPIADRHYPSKLASDQAYGHTGFTGTCIWVDPKYNLVYVFLSNRVNPSVASKLLSLNIRPRIQDVVYEAIGKGL, encoded by the coding sequence ATGATAAAAAATAAATGGGGGCGTGTTCCTTTAGTACTACTGGGCTTTGCATTATTTAATAACGCTTGCGCGCAAAATCCGCCATTAACAGGGCAGGCCTTCATTGCCGAAGAAAGACTGGTTGGTAACTCAACCGTACTGCTTAATAATGCCTCTTATTTAATTCCCCTTCAAAAACTGGAGGATTTAAAAATAGCCAGCGTACATTTCAGTAATCAGTATACTGCTGTTTTTGATAGCCTGTTGAATAAATATAACAAGGTTGATCTGTTTGACGGCAACGCTTATTCAGGCAATAAAACACTGGCCAACCTCACGTCCGACCTGAAGTTTTATAATACCATTATAGTGCAAGTAAATGATGCCGATCTGAGCAACCCGGATCTGATAGATTTTATCAGTTCTAATCAAAAAAATAAAAATGTAATTGTAGCCGCTTTTGGCAATGGTGCTGTTTTGGGCAAGCTTGATGCTGTTACCGCCCCGGTAATTTGGACGGAGCGGGTATCGCAGGTATCGGCCATGTATAGCGCAGAAGCCATCTTTGGTGGGATAGGCATCTCGCAAAAGCTAACCAAAAATTACAGCTCTGTTTATAAAACGGGCATGGGTTTTATTACCGATAAAACCAGGCTGCAATATACTGTACCTGAAGAAGCTGGTATTAATGCCGCCAACCTGCAGGGCATTGACAATATCGCGCAGGAAGCTATCCGTGAACATGCTACCCCGGGTTGCGTTGTACTGGTAGCCAAAGATGGCAAGGTGATATTTAACAAAGCCTACGGGTATCATACCTATGATAATGTAATCCCCGATAAACTTACCGATATTTTTGATCTGGCCTCCATGACCAAGGTGTCAGCCACTACTATGGAAGTTATGCAGCTTACCGATCAGGGTAAGTTAAGCCTGGAGAAAACCCTTGGCGATTATATTCCGCTGGCGCGTAAAAGCAATAAGAACGATATTCAGATCCGCGAAGTGCTTATGCACCAGGCCGGTTTGATCCCGGATATCAAATCGTTTGAAAAGGTAAAACCTACGGATCATAGCACCGATTCATCAGCCGCTTATCCTACCAAAGTATCGGATCATTATTATTTGCGAAAAGATTATTACAAAGACATAATGTTTCCCGAGATGTTGAGCTCGCCGCTAAAAACGCGCGGACAATACGTGTACAGCGATGTGAGCATGCTGTTTATGCAGGAGGTAGTAGAAAATATTACCGCGGTGCCAATCAACGTGTATGTGCAGCAGCATTTTTATAACCCGCTGGGCATGCAAACTGCAGGTTTTTTGCCACTGTACCGTTTTTCGCCGGATAGGATAGTGCCTACCGAAAATGACAAGGAATACCGCATGTCATTGCTTGATGGTTATGTGCATGACCCAACGGCCGCACTTTTAGGTGGAGTTGCCGGGCATGCCGGTTTATTTGGCAGCGCCAATGATGTTGCCATACTGTATCAAATGGTTTTAAACCGGGGTAGCTATGGCGGTACACAATATTTTAAGCCAGAGGTGGTTGATTTGTTTACCTCCAAACAATCGCCGGTGAGCCGCCGTGGTTTGGGCTTTGATCGCTGGGATCCGATAGCCGATAGGCATTACCCATCAAAACTGGCATCAGACCAGGCTTATGGTCATACTGGTTTTACAGGTACATGCATCTGGGTAGATCCGAAATATAACCTGGTTTATGTATTCCTGTCAAACCGTGTAAACCCGTCGGTAGCCAGCAAATTGCTGAGCCTTAACATAAGGCCGAGGATTCAGGATGTGGTGTATGAAGCGATAGGTAAAGGCTTGTAA
- a CDS encoding rhomboid family intramembrane serine protease, with protein MNGYNRSPFANLTPVVKNLLIINVICFLPFILFGQLYDSKIVPLLGGFYFNSPYFKLWQLITYMFLHGGWGHIFFNMFALFSFGPIVEYSIGNKRFLNLYFLCGVGAILFQILVQAIEVHSLIGRFTIDHPGLQSSYLEYGANAQKLFDIYNTPIVGASGAIFGLLIAFGMLFPNLELMILFIPVPIKAKYIIPVYVVVELFLGVKQFSGDSVAHFAHLGGALIGFLLVKIWRLQRPNNFY; from the coding sequence ATGAACGGATACAATAGATCTCCTTTTGCTAACCTGACACCTGTTGTTAAAAACCTGCTGATAATAAATGTAATATGCTTTTTGCCATTTATACTGTTCGGGCAACTTTATGACAGTAAAATAGTGCCACTGTTAGGCGGCTTTTATTTTAACTCGCCTTACTTTAAACTATGGCAACTTATTACATATATGTTTCTGCATGGCGGTTGGGGCCACATTTTCTTTAACATGTTTGCCTTGTTTTCTTTTGGCCCTATTGTAGAATATTCCATCGGTAATAAAAGATTCCTTAACCTGTATTTTCTGTGTGGTGTAGGTGCCATTTTGTTTCAAATATTGGTACAGGCGATAGAAGTACACAGTTTGATAGGCCGTTTTACGATTGATCATCCCGGGCTACAGTCATCTTATTTAGAATATGGTGCAAATGCGCAAAAACTTTTTGATATTTATAACACACCTATAGTTGGTGCGTCAGGAGCCATATTTGGTTTACTTATTGCATTTGGCATGTTGTTCCCAAATCTTGAGCTAATGATATTGTTTATACCGGTACCTATCAAGGCTAAATACATCATACCGGTATACGTAGTGGTAGAGCTATTTTTAGGTGTGAAACAGTTTTCGGGCGATTCGGTGGCGCATTTTGCCCATCTCGGGGGAGCATTGATTGGATTTTTATTAGTTAAGATCTGGCGACTACAACGACCAAACAATTTTTATTAA